The following coding sequences are from one Pseudomonadota bacterium window:
- a CDS encoding S9 family peptidase, translating to MVRAGEPAVSPDGKWVAFTVTAYAENADLPSIDIWLVDSAGKDEPRQLTRNAGVDFDPAWAPDSRSIVYAAVTDDNPHSQIFLLNLRGGAPQPLTDLPTAAVRPRFAGSSDTVFFEAASYPDTGADFETVGQRVAEAERRRRFARATDTRVVGSDGRDPELVQHVFRLGLDTGLIIDLMPTVAATGTVVPFEWDLSPSGRFLAYTANSSPPPYVSRNSDVFLLDLESGETRNLTAANPGSDTKPVFSRAGDALLFGQRRRPDALDEFRALLHHDLRSGRNTALTDPGRLSPEQWLTSEDGRQVYFLAQEQGRRKVFRVGAAGGKARALTDEGSYSGLHAGADNELFALHESLLDPPAIQRLDENGRHPRQLTRFNEAFLQNTRRPEVGEQRFSSVDGTEIHALVVRPPGWRPSVRWPAVIALHGGPHSAWLDEFNWRWNLALLASRGYLVVALNVRGSTGYGQGFASALNGSPLALPAEDVLSAASQLAAEPYVDPQKIMLVGGSYGGLLTLWAVSQSNRFARAVVHAPVAEQRMIYGSDYPWGREVTWGRPPWRQPSTEGGAELTASPSDRFQNIRTPVLALHGEADSRVSATHSRLLHNVLTDLGVPSRLVLFPDEGHSISRPNAAKIWWQELFAWLQAGSEGA from the coding sequence ATGGTGCGAGCCGGCGAGCCCGCGGTCTCCCCGGACGGAAAGTGGGTCGCCTTTACGGTCACGGCCTACGCCGAAAACGCCGATTTACCCAGCATCGATATCTGGCTGGTGGACAGCGCTGGCAAAGATGAGCCTCGCCAGCTAACCCGCAACGCCGGGGTCGACTTTGATCCGGCCTGGGCGCCGGACAGCCGCAGCATCGTTTACGCCGCGGTGACCGACGACAACCCCCACAGTCAGATCTTTTTGCTGAATCTCCGTGGCGGCGCGCCACAGCCTTTGACGGATCTACCAACCGCCGCGGTCCGCCCCCGCTTTGCCGGCAGCAGCGACACCGTCTTTTTTGAGGCCGCCAGCTATCCGGACACCGGTGCCGATTTTGAGACGGTCGGCCAGCGGGTTGCCGAAGCCGAAAGGCGGCGGCGCTTTGCGCGCGCAACAGACACTCGTGTCGTCGGCAGCGATGGGCGGGATCCGGAGCTTGTCCAGCATGTGTTTAGATTGGGGCTGGATACCGGCCTGATCATCGACCTGATGCCAACCGTGGCGGCGACGGGCACGGTTGTGCCCTTCGAGTGGGACCTTTCCCCAAGTGGCCGATTTCTTGCCTACACGGCCAATAGCTCACCGCCTCCGTATGTGTCCCGGAACTCAGACGTCTTTCTGCTCGACCTGGAGTCGGGCGAGACCAGAAACCTGACCGCAGCCAATCCCGGCAGCGATACCAAACCCGTTTTCTCGCGCGCGGGCGATGCCCTGCTCTTTGGGCAGCGTCGCCGCCCGGATGCGCTGGATGAGTTTCGCGCGCTGCTGCACCACGACCTGCGCAGCGGGCGAAACACCGCGTTGACCGATCCTGGCCGCCTCTCGCCCGAGCAGTGGTTGACCTCGGAGGATGGTCGACAGGTGTATTTTCTGGCCCAGGAACAGGGGCGCCGAAAGGTGTTCCGCGTAGGCGCAGCCGGCGGCAAGGCTCGCGCGTTGACCGACGAGGGTAGCTACAGCGGCCTGCATGCCGGCGCAGACAACGAGCTTTTTGCTCTGCACGAATCCCTGCTTGACCCTCCGGCGATTCAGCGCCTGGACGAAAACGGTCGGCATCCTCGGCAGCTGACCCGATTCAACGAAGCGTTTTTGCAAAACACCCGCCGTCCCGAGGTCGGCGAACAACGCTTCAGCAGCGTCGACGGAACCGAAATCCATGCGTTGGTGGTCCGGCCGCCGGGCTGGCGACCCTCAGTTCGCTGGCCGGCTGTGATCGCGCTGCATGGTGGTCCGCACAGCGCCTGGCTGGATGAATTCAACTGGCGCTGGAACCTGGCCTTGCTGGCAAGCCGAGGCTACCTGGTGGTGGCGCTGAACGTCCGCGGCTCAACCGGCTATGGCCAGGGGTTCGCGAGCGCCCTTAACGGCAGCCCGCTGGCTTTGCCAGCCGAGGACGTCCTGTCGGCCGCGTCGCAGCTGGCGGCTGAGCCCTACGTGGATCCGCAAAAGATCATGCTTGTCGGCGGATCCTACGGTGGGCTGCTCACGCTGTGGGCGGTGTCGCAAAGCAACCGTTTTGCCCGGGCCGTGGTCCACGCGCCGGTGGCCGAGCAACGAATGATTTATGGCAGCGACTACCCCTGGGGCCGGGAGGTAACCTGGGGACGCCCACCCTGGCGTCAGCCATCGACTGAGGGGGGGGCGGAGCTGACCGCCTCGCCGAGCGATCGGTTTCAAAACATCCGCACTCCGGTGCTTGCGCTACACGGTGAAGCCGACTCGCGGGTTTCCGCAACCCACAGCAGATTGCTGCACAACGTGCTCACAGACCTCGGCGTTCCGTCCCGGCTCGTCCTGTTTCCGGATGAGGGGCACAGCATCAGCCGCCCGAACGCCGCCAAAATCTGGTGGCAGGAGCTTTTTGCCTGGCTTCAGGCGGGTTCCGAGGGTGCATAA
- the gdhA gene encoding NADP-specific glutamate dehydrogenase, producing MPYDTVHSLDEFMNGLKRRNPGEHEFHQAVYEVAQSILPFIKDKPQYRDNQILERLSEPDRIISFRVCWQDDEGQVRVNRGYRVQHCNAIGPYKGGIRFHHNVTQSILKFLAFEQTFKNSLTGLPMGGGKGGSDFNPKGKSDAEVMRFCQSFMTELRRHIGPYTDVPAGDIGVGAREISYMFGQYLRLQNEFTGVLTGKGLAFGGSLIRTEATGYGAVYFMEDMLAHQNDGFEGKTCLVSGSGNVAQFTVEKINHLGGKVVTLSDSGGFIHDPEGINEEKLEFVKDLKNNRRGRISDYTEKYGGTYHEGTRPWSVPCDLAFPCATQNEIGADDAKALISNGCKGVAEGANMPSDQAAIDQYLEAHLMYGPSKAANAGGVAVSGLEMTQNSMRLSWTREELDTRLREIMLGIHGQCVEYGQKEGWVNYLEGANIAGFVKVADAMLAYGVV from the coding sequence ATGCCGTACGATACCGTTCATTCGCTAGACGAGTTCATGAACGGCCTGAAACGCCGTAATCCGGGAGAGCACGAGTTTCATCAGGCCGTCTATGAAGTCGCCCAGTCGATTCTTCCGTTTATTAAAGACAAGCCGCAGTATCGGGACAATCAGATCCTGGAGCGCCTGTCGGAGCCGGATCGGATTATTTCCTTCCGGGTTTGCTGGCAGGACGACGAGGGCCAGGTTCGGGTCAACCGCGGTTACCGGGTGCAGCACTGCAATGCGATCGGCCCGTATAAGGGCGGAATCCGCTTTCACCACAACGTGACGCAAAGCATTCTGAAGTTCCTGGCGTTTGAACAGACCTTTAAGAATAGTTTGACCGGCCTACCCATGGGGGGTGGCAAGGGCGGCTCAGACTTCAACCCGAAAGGTAAGTCCGACGCCGAGGTGATGCGATTCTGCCAGTCGTTTATGACTGAGCTGCGGCGTCATATCGGTCCTTACACCGATGTTCCGGCCGGAGACATCGGCGTCGGCGCTCGCGAAATCAGCTACATGTTTGGTCAATATCTCCGGCTGCAAAACGAGTTTACCGGCGTTCTAACAGGCAAAGGCTTGGCATTCGGTGGCAGCTTGATCCGAACGGAGGCCACCGGCTACGGCGCGGTGTATTTCATGGAGGACATGCTGGCGCATCAAAACGACGGTTTTGAGGGTAAGACCTGCCTGGTCTCAGGTTCAGGCAACGTGGCGCAGTTTACGGTCGAGAAAATCAACCATCTGGGCGGCAAGGTGGTGACGTTGTCTGACTCGGGTGGTTTTATACACGACCCCGAGGGTATCAACGAAGAAAAACTCGAATTCGTCAAAGACCTCAAGAACAACCGGCGTGGACGCATCTCCGATTACACGGAGAAGTACGGCGGAACCTATCACGAGGGCACCCGACCCTGGTCTGTACCGTGCGACCTGGCTTTCCCCTGTGCCACCCAAAATGAAATTGGCGCGGACGATGCCAAGGCCCTGATCAGCAACGGCTGTAAAGGGGTCGCTGAGGGTGCGAACATGCCGTCCGATCAGGCGGCGATCGACCAGTATCTCGAAGCCCATCTGATGTATGGACCGAGTAAGGCCGCCAACGCCGGCGGTGTTGCGGTGTCCGGGCTGGAGATGACTCAGAACAGCATGCGCCTGTCCTGGACCCGCGAAGAGCTGGACACGCGGCTTCGGGAGATCATGCTGGGGATTCACGGCCAGTGCGTGGAATACGGCCAAAAAGAGGGCTGGGTCAACTATCTGGAGGGCGCCAACATCGCCGGCTTCGTGAAGGTGGCTGACGCCATGCTGGCCTACGGAGTGGTCTAA
- a CDS encoding cytochrome c3 family protein: MRWLIRTITRKAKGTIAHSDESVTADSLNLGRSPGQDVFLSDLRVALEHARIESLKGNRFRIESLISAGVRVDGKLQQAAGAGVGSRIEIGHHLIRIIKPPAGYDAAIEISESEAANEPNVSKFSDRPFSLGKTWLSKRGPAWGFFLLFLGVGLALPVAGYFVPGLQEKLRASPLPSDNQWESGTLQAAHHFFGEDCSTCHTEAFRMVKDEACVACHATTAAHADPEYFALPELAEERCASCHKDHNGLDGLVRQDQRLCSDCHADLDATSNGLTTLANADDFTANHPQFKVELAAWGADGEFMPRRESLSSDLLSEDSNLKFPHDVHVAAEGINAPDGKQVLDCGDCHQAEPGGGKMLPVKYETMCADCHTLGFDAQAPDRQVPHGKVAEVLFMLEEYYANRALEGGYEDVTAPAVVRQRRRVGSIQRLSQTERAAALAWARSKSRRVGEDLFEGQACSVCHRVTRSGEGDTLAWQVSPVRVAGVWFPKAEFTHGSHTTMTCESCHDARESAFSDDVLIPGIDNCRACHGGEDNSRKVASTCVSCHNYHIYDEVIMASGNAE; encoded by the coding sequence ATGCGTTGGCTGATCCGAACCATCACCCGTAAGGCCAAGGGCACCATCGCTCACAGCGATGAATCGGTGACGGCTGACTCGCTCAATCTTGGCCGTTCGCCAGGCCAGGATGTGTTTCTTTCTGATCTCCGGGTGGCCCTCGAGCACGCGCGGATCGAGTCGCTGAAAGGCAACCGTTTTCGAATCGAATCGCTGATTTCAGCGGGCGTTCGGGTCGACGGCAAGCTGCAGCAGGCGGCCGGCGCCGGCGTTGGCTCACGGATCGAAATTGGTCATCACCTGATCCGCATCATCAAGCCGCCGGCAGGCTACGACGCTGCCATCGAAATCAGTGAATCGGAAGCCGCTAACGAACCCAACGTCTCCAAGTTCAGCGATCGCCCCTTCAGCCTTGGTAAAACCTGGCTCAGCAAGCGGGGCCCTGCCTGGGGCTTTTTTCTGCTGTTCCTGGGCGTCGGGCTGGCACTGCCGGTCGCCGGGTATTTTGTTCCCGGCCTGCAGGAGAAGCTCCGGGCAAGCCCCCTCCCCTCTGACAATCAGTGGGAGAGCGGCACCCTCCAGGCGGCGCATCACTTCTTTGGCGAAGACTGCTCTACCTGCCACACCGAAGCCTTTCGGATGGTAAAGGACGAAGCCTGCGTCGCGTGTCACGCGACCACAGCGGCGCACGCGGATCCGGAGTATTTCGCTCTGCCTGAGCTGGCCGAGGAGCGCTGCGCAAGCTGCCACAAAGATCACAACGGCCTTGACGGTCTCGTGCGGCAGGATCAGCGGTTATGCTCGGACTGCCACGCTGACCTTGATGCCACCAGCAACGGGCTCACAACGCTTGCCAACGCTGACGATTTCACCGCCAACCATCCGCAGTTCAAGGTGGAGCTGGCGGCCTGGGGCGCGGACGGCGAGTTTATGCCACGCCGGGAGTCGCTCAGCAGCGACCTGCTCAGCGAAGACTCCAACCTGAAATTTCCGCACGACGTTCACGTCGCCGCCGAGGGAATCAACGCCCCCGACGGCAAGCAGGTGCTGGACTGTGGCGACTGCCATCAGGCCGAGCCGGGGGGCGGCAAGATGCTGCCAGTGAAATACGAAACCATGTGCGCCGACTGTCACACGCTGGGTTTTGATGCGCAGGCCCCCGATCGGCAGGTCCCCCACGGCAAGGTTGCTGAGGTCCTGTTTATGCTCGAAGAGTACTACGCCAATCGCGCACTTGAAGGCGGTTATGAGGACGTCACGGCGCCGGCGGTGGTTCGCCAGCGGCGTCGAGTGGGCAGCATCCAGCGCCTGAGCCAGACCGAGCGGGCGGCTGCGCTCGCCTGGGCCCGCAGCAAGTCGCGCCGCGTTGGGGAAGATCTGTTTGAGGGCCAGGCCTGTTCGGTATGCCACCGGGTGACGCGAAGCGGCGAAGGCGACACGCTGGCCTGGCAGGTGAGTCCGGTTCGCGTTGCCGGCGTCTGGTTCCCGAAGGCTGAATTCACCCACGGCTCACACACCACCATGACCTGCGAAAGCTGTCATGACGCGAGGGAATCCGCTTTTAGTGACGACGTGCTGATTCCCGGGATCGACAACTGCCGTGCGTGCCACGGGGGTGAGGACAACAGCCGCAAAGTCGCGTCTACGTGTGTAAGCTGTCATAACTATCACATCTACGATGAAGTGATCATGGCGTCGGGAAACGCCGAGTAA
- a CDS encoding cyclic nucleotide-binding domain-containing protein, translated as MAEVFDIAVVGSGPAGLSAAARAAETGVSHVLLETELHLSNTIYRYQKGKHVMAEPDILPLRSPLDFVAGPREAVLGAWDKGIAQHKTNVYHQNEVIAIEKQGDQFKLTVKGGGEIHAKNVVLSIGLQGNFRKLGTPGEDLPFVQYTLDDPDEYADETIMVIGAGDAAIENAVSLAKQNRVIIVNRRDEFARAKDANEAAILKAIEDGKVEVFYNTTIERVDAVEGAEKPGKIILNTPDGQAEVELDRIIARLGAIPPRRFVESCGIVFPNDDPVSVPEITPKYQSNVEGLYIIGALAGYPLIKQAMNQGYEVVEFIKGNDVEPADEPLLRSKFQDMPGFTTVHDALVKVQKNVRLLAPITELQLREFMLDSDVRTPVPGEKVFSLNDYTNTFFSIVEGQVNIVVDEETGRTISLGAGEFFGEMSLISGRRRSATAIAGQGAVLIETPRRTMNKLINSVDAVKRVIDEAFIMRVIQSRFAPDTPAEKLQDIVAAATIQNFRAGDVLFEEGESGDCIHLVRVGSLTISRTIGGREVVLSYVPAGNYVGEMALLGDNTRSATAKAAIATETIQLDGEAFKQLLLREPELRLRLQAEYRQRAAANLSMEAQPEGGDVISFLVAQGVGEATDILLIDEALCVRCDNCEKACAETHNGTSRLNREAGPTYATVHVPTSCRHCEHPHCMKDCPPDAIHRAPNGEVFIADNCIGCGNCQRNCPYGVIHMSAQMPKKPGILQWLMFGRGPGPGQDPAGKKKAKGEKKAVKCDMCKGIKGGPACVRSCPTGAAIRISPEELSSYAQSLS; from the coding sequence ATGGCGGAAGTCTTTGATATTGCCGTGGTCGGTTCAGGCCCAGCGGGCCTGAGCGCAGCCGCCAGAGCAGCGGAGACCGGCGTCTCCCATGTGCTGCTCGAAACCGAGCTGCACCTATCCAACACGATCTACCGTTACCAGAAGGGCAAACACGTCATGGCCGAGCCTGACATTCTGCCCCTTCGCAGTCCGCTGGACTTTGTCGCCGGCCCCCGGGAAGCCGTCCTCGGTGCCTGGGACAAGGGCATCGCCCAGCACAAAACCAATGTTTACCACCAGAACGAAGTGATCGCGATCGAGAAGCAGGGCGATCAATTCAAGCTGACGGTCAAGGGCGGGGGTGAGATTCACGCCAAGAACGTGGTGCTTTCCATCGGCCTTCAGGGAAATTTCCGTAAACTCGGGACGCCGGGTGAGGACCTGCCCTTCGTTCAGTACACGCTGGATGATCCGGACGAATACGCTGACGAAACCATTATGGTGATCGGCGCCGGGGATGCGGCAATCGAGAACGCCGTGTCGCTGGCCAAACAAAACCGCGTGATTATTGTGAATCGTCGCGACGAATTTGCCCGAGCTAAAGACGCGAACGAGGCGGCCATCCTCAAGGCTATCGAAGACGGCAAGGTCGAAGTGTTTTACAACACGACGATCGAGCGTGTCGATGCCGTGGAGGGGGCCGAAAAGCCCGGCAAAATCATCCTGAATACGCCTGACGGCCAGGCGGAGGTTGAGCTGGATCGGATTATTGCGCGTCTCGGCGCCATTCCGCCCCGCCGGTTCGTCGAGAGCTGCGGCATCGTCTTTCCGAACGACGACCCCGTGTCGGTGCCGGAGATTACGCCGAAGTACCAATCCAACGTCGAGGGGCTCTACATTATCGGGGCGCTTGCTGGCTACCCGCTGATCAAGCAGGCCATGAATCAGGGCTACGAGGTTGTCGAGTTCATCAAGGGCAACGACGTTGAACCCGCTGATGAACCGCTTCTGCGCAGCAAGTTCCAGGACATGCCGGGATTTACGACGGTTCACGATGCGCTGGTCAAGGTGCAGAAAAACGTTCGTCTGCTGGCGCCGATCACCGAACTGCAGCTGCGGGAATTCATGCTGGATAGCGACGTCCGCACGCCCGTGCCTGGCGAAAAAGTCTTCTCGCTCAACGACTACACCAACACGTTCTTCAGCATCGTTGAAGGCCAGGTCAATATCGTGGTTGACGAGGAAACCGGCCGCACGATCAGTCTTGGTGCAGGCGAATTTTTCGGAGAGATGAGCCTCATCTCGGGTCGCCGTCGGTCAGCGACGGCCATCGCCGGCCAGGGGGCCGTGCTGATCGAGACGCCTCGGCGCACGATGAACAAGCTGATCAACTCGGTGGATGCCGTCAAGCGGGTGATCGACGAGGCTTTCATTATGCGGGTGATCCAGTCGCGCTTTGCGCCGGACACCCCCGCCGAAAAGCTGCAGGACATCGTGGCTGCGGCCACCATCCAAAACTTTCGCGCTGGCGACGTGCTTTTTGAGGAAGGAGAAAGCGGCGACTGTATTCATTTGGTACGGGTCGGTTCTTTGACCATTTCTCGAACCATCGGAGGGCGCGAAGTGGTGCTGTCGTACGTCCCCGCCGGTAACTATGTCGGGGAGATGGCGCTGCTGGGTGACAACACGCGTTCAGCCACGGCCAAAGCCGCCATCGCCACGGAAACGATTCAGCTCGACGGCGAAGCGTTCAAGCAGCTGCTGCTCCGTGAGCCGGAGCTTCGACTGAGGCTACAGGCTGAGTATCGACAGCGGGCCGCCGCCAACCTCAGCATGGAGGCGCAGCCGGAGGGTGGTGACGTCATCTCGTTTCTGGTTGCGCAGGGTGTGGGCGAAGCCACCGATATTCTGCTGATCGACGAGGCGTTGTGTGTTCGCTGCGATAACTGCGAGAAGGCCTGCGCGGAGACTCATAACGGCACCTCACGTTTAAATCGGGAGGCGGGCCCGACTTACGCCACGGTGCACGTGCCGACCTCCTGTCGCCACTGCGAGCATCCGCACTGTATGAAGGACTGCCCGCCCGACGCGATTCACCGGGCACCTAATGGTGAGGTTTTCATTGCCGACAACTGCATCGGGTGCGGCAACTGCCAGCGTAACTGTCCCTACGGCGTGATTCATATGTCAGCGCAGATGCCCAAGAAACCCGGGATTTTGCAGTGGCTGATGTTCGGCCGCGGGCCCGGGCCGGGCCAGGATCCCGCCGGAAAGAAAAAGGCAAAAGGAGAGAAAAAGGCCGTCAAATGCGATATGTGCAAAGGCATCAAGGGCGGGCCGGCCTGCGTTCGATCCTGCCCGACCGGAGCGGCGATTCGCATCAGCCCGGAAGAGCTGTCTTCTTATGCGCAGTCGCTGAGCTGA